A DNA window from Rhineura floridana isolate rRhiFlo1 chromosome 11, rRhiFlo1.hap2, whole genome shotgun sequence contains the following coding sequences:
- the ASPHD1 gene encoding aspartate beta-hydroxylase domain-containing protein 1 yields the protein MPCIMADWGLHGLLSPLLPDTSSWRPQPEPTIAVLGFLTLLFIWYCYRVGIGQAAHTSHQQGVPTEERCPRRALESDTVNQHLYRSLRDYAKRYSWSGMNRLHKGIRDQTHYQLGERLVIQKPRTFYLPDLPSAPYFPRESQRHDVEILELSFPAILREFEGIAWDFVPGAPVPRGWTANTNPGCHSYYLYRQGECIGQNCRSCPWTYRALSALRTFISANRFGNACFSVLQPGTVLPGTYGPTNTRVRCHLGLKIPPGCELVVGGEPQCWSEGYCLLVDDSFLHTTAHNGSSTDGPRVIFIVDFWHPNVAGPERQALDYIFAPGR from the exons ATGCCCTGTATCATGGCCGATTGGGGACTCCATGGCCTTCTCTCACCACTCCTCCCTGACACCTCCTCTTGGCGCCCTCAGCCAGAGCCCACCATAGCTGTGCTGGGTTTCCTGACCCTGCTCTTCATCTGGTACTGCTACCGTGTGGGGATTGGGCAGGCAGCCCACACGTCTCATCAACAAGGGGTGCCTACAGAGGAGCGATGCCCTCGCCGTGCCCTCGAGAGCGACACGGTAAATCAGCACTTGTATCGCAGCTTGCGAGATTATGCCAAGCGCTATTCGTGGTCAGGCATGAACCGGCTGCACAAAGGCATCCGGGACCAGACCCATTACCAGCTGGGTGAGCGCCTGGTGATTCAGAAGCCCAGGACCTTCTACCTCCCTGACTTGCCTTCCGCCCCGTACTTTCCCCGTGAGTCCCAACGCCACGACGTGGAGATCCTCGAACTCAGCTTCCCAGCCATCTTGCGAGAATTCGAGGGCATTGCATGGGACTTTGTACCTGGAGCACCAGTGCCCCGAGGATGGACAGCCAACACCAACCCTGGCTGCCATAGCTATTACCTCTACCGGCAAGGGGAGTGCATAGGGCAGAACTGTCGGAGCTGCCCATGGACATACCGGGCACTCAGTGCGCTACGCACCTTCATCAGTGCCAACCGCTTTGGAAATGCTTGCTTCAGTGTCTTGCAGCCTGGAACTGTGCTACCCGGGACCTATGGGCCAACCAACACCAGGGTGCGATGCCACTTAG GACTGAAGATACCTCCTGGTTGCGAGTTGGTGGTGGGTGGTGAGCCTCAGTGCTGGTCTGAAGGATACTGCCTCCTTGTAGATGACTCCTTCCTGCATACCACAGCTCACAATG GTTCCTCCACTGATGGCCCGCGGGTGATTTTTATTGTTGATTTCTGGCATCCCAACGTGGCAGGACCTGAGCGACAGGCACTAGACTATATCTTTGCCCCTGGTCGGTAG
- the PAGR1 gene encoding PAXIP1-associated glutamate-rich protein 1, translated as MEEASTAEEGEVTSGMQSLAVEDGPASELAPGAEEEDEAPEEREGEQSRKGDESAEEDWCVPCSDEELDSPDSWMPPPKEIRRLYELIAAQGTLEIQADILPRRNPTPEPDSEDEDKFEGEPENQEEEEEEKPHIATEFDFDDEPSSPKSSLIDRRRTPGTLAKSQKREARLDKVLSDMKRHKVLEEQIMKTGRDLFDLDSDDVPTPKRPPGLFLRQRKY; from the exons ATGGAGGAGGCCAGCACTGCGGAGGAAGGGGAAGTGACCTCAGGAATGCAGTCCTTGGCAGTAGAAGATGGGCCTGCCTCAGAGCTAGCTCCTGGTGCTGAGGAAGAAGATGAGGCaccagaggagagagagggggagcagTCTAGGAAGGGAGACGAATCTGCTGAGGAAGATTGGTGTGTGCCCTGCAGTGACGAGGAACTGGACTCCCCAGACAGCTGGATGCCTCCCCCCAAGGAGATCCGACGTCTCTATGAGCTCATTGCTGCCCAGGGGACCCTGGAGATCCAGGCGGATATCCTACCAAGGCGCAACCCTACGCCAGAGCCTGACAGTGAAGATGAAGATAAATTTGAAGGGGAGCCTGAGaaccaggaagaggaggaggaagagaa GCCCCATATTGCAACGGAGTTTGACTTTGATGATGAGCCTTCCTCCCCGAAGAGCTCCTTGATTGATCGTCGAAGAACCCCAG GGACCTTGGCTAAGAGCCAGAAGAGAGAGGCCCGCCTGGACAAAGTGCTGTCAGACATGAAGCGCCACAAAGTCTTAGAAGAACAGATTATGAAGACCGGCCGAGACCTCTTTGACCTTGACTCGGATGACGTGCCCACTCCAAAACGGCCACCGGGTCTCTTCTTGCGCCAGCGCAAATACTGA
- the KIF22 gene encoding kinesin-like protein KIF22 isoform X1: MPLNVSWWESQILMTAHQHISQNEFRRARANTPARVRVCVRLRPGMGTGQGQDAPCVRGVDSHSLEILNWRNEMETMKYKFDAFYGETATQRDVYMESVQPVLRHLLEGQNASILAYGPTGAGKTHTMLGSPEQPGVIPRAVQNVLQMTRDASGDEWKYSVSMSYLEIYQEKVLDLLDPSLRDLPIREDRHHRILVPGLTQREITSFLDFESHFLPASSNRTVASTQLNHRSSRSHAVLLVHVSQTQGWPPYARRAAKLCLIDLAGSEDNRRTGNQGLRLKESGAINTSLFVLSKVVDALNQGLPRVPYRDSKLTRLLQDSLGGSAHSVIIANIAPEKKCYFDTLTSLNFAAKSKQVVNKPFTQETLPDICKEGSWAGVDMQKWGVTILQASKRPCPGSSDAGPEAKRLCPEEEQPSMVEQKPLSSLLPLENLEPAVAERLLHLESLEKQQAGAGSCVFPLLNTPRRERLGLLKLLDETRREVKSLKEKQLEMEAKVLQDKDRPRVPARPQKQAVVLPLQQVQKPGNTQAQDGIIIVKLKKGGRKKKASALDSENEAPPEWEVEVRPDLLARSKGNILALLNTGCVKDLMALHRIGKKKAQLIVAWRHKHGSFEKVEDLGKVDGISAKQAASFLKVNILSTLGTPQ; encoded by the exons atgcctctgaatgtcagttggtgggaatcgcag ATATTGATGACGGCTCATCAACACATAAGCCAGAATGAATTCCGGCGAGCTCGTGCTAATACCCCGGCTCGGGTTCGGGTTTGTGTGCGATTGCGCCCTGGAATGGGAACCGGACAGGGTCAGGATGCCCCTTGTGTACGAGGCGTGGACTCCCACTCTTTGGAGATCCTCAACTGGAGAAATGAGATGGAGACAATGAAGTACAA ATTTGACGCTTTTTATGGTGAGACGGCCACTCAACGTGATGTCTACATGGAGTCTGTTCAGCCTGTCTTGCGCCATCTGCTGGAAGGGCAGAATGCCAGCATCTTGGCTTATGGACCTACTGGAGCAG GTAAGACACATACCATGCTGGGGAGTCCAGAGCAGCCAGGCGTGATACCACGAGCAGTTCAGAATGTCTTGCAAATGACAAGGGATGCTTCAGGAGATGAGTGGAAGTACTCGGTCTCTATGTCGTACCTTGAAATCTACCAAGAGAAG GTTTTGGACCTCCTAGACCCCTCCCTCCGTGACCTGCCCATCCGGGAAGATCGCCACCACCGCATTCTGGTGCCCGGCCTGACACAGAGAGAGATCACTAGCTTCTTGGACTTTGAAAGCCATTTCTTGCCAGCCAGCAGCAATCGGACAGTGGCATCCACGCAGCTGAATCATCGCTCAAGTCGCAGTCATGCTGTCCTGCTGGTACACGTGAGCCAGACCCAGGGCTGGCCACCATATGCCCGGCGGGCTGCCAAGCTGTGCCTCATCGACTTAGCTGGCTCGGAGGACAACCGGCGGACGGGCAACCAAGGCCTCCGTCTGAAGGAGAGTGGGGCCATCAACACGTCGCTCTTTGTGCTTAGCAAGGTGGTCGATGCCCTCAACCAGGGACTCCCTCGGGTGCCTTACAGAGACAGCAAACTTACCCGTCTACTGCAG GATTCTCTGGGTGGTAGTGCTCACAGCGTGATCATTGCAAATATTGCCCCTGAGAAGAAATGCTACTTTGACACCCTCACAAGCCTCAACTTTGCTGCCAAATCGAAGCAAGTGGTGAACAAACCCTTCACACAGGAAACCCTGCCAGACATCTGTAAGGAAGGGAGCTGGGCTGGAGTTGACATGCAGAAGTGGGGCGTGACCATTTTgcaag CATCCAAGAGACCCTGCCCAGGTTCCAGTGATGCAGGTCCCGAAGCCAAGAGACTTTGCCCAGAGGAGGAACAGCCAAGCATGGTTGAGCAAAAGCCACTCAG TTCCTTGTTGCCTCTGGAGAATCTTGAGCCAGCCGTGGCTGAACGGCTGCTGCACTTAGAgtccttggaaaaacagcaggctGGGGCAGGAAGTTGCGTGTTTCCCCTCCTCAACACACCGCGCAGGGAGCGGCTGGGACTTCTGAAGCTGCTGGATGAGACTCGGCGGGAAGTGAAG AGTCTTAAGGAGAAGCAGCTGGAGATGGAAGCCAAGGTTCTGCAGGACAAAGATCGCCCACGGGTTCCTGCCAGACCCCAGAAACAGGCTGTGGTATTGCCCCTCCAACAAG TGCAGAAACCTGGGAACACTCAGGCGCAAGATGGTATTATCATTGTAAAACTGAAGAAGGGAGGCCGAAAGAAGAAG GCTTCGGCCCTTGACTCTGAAAATGAGGCTCCCCCGGAGTGGGAGGTGGAGGTACGGCCTGATCTGCTGGCCCGCAGCAAGGGGAACATCCTGGCCCTCCTGAACACAGGCTGTGTGAAGGATCTCATGGCCCTGCACCGGATCGGCAAGAAGAAGGCTCAGCTCATTGTGGCCTGGAGACACAAACATGGGTCGTTTGAAAAG GTAGAGGACCTTGGAAAAGTTGATGGCATCTCAGCCAAGCAAGCAGCTTCTTTTCTGAAG GTGAATATCCTGAGCACACTTGGAACTCCTCAGTAA
- the KIF22 gene encoding kinesin-like protein KIF22 isoform X3, producing MPLNVSWWESQILMTAHQHISQNEFRRARANTPARVRVCVRLRPGMGTGQGQDAPCVRGVDSHSLEILNWRNEMETMKYKFDAFYGETATQRDVYMESVQPVLRHLLEGQNASILAYGPTGAGKTHTMLGSPEQPGVIPRAVQNVLQMTRDASGDEWKYSVSMSYLEIYQEKVLDLLDPSLRDLPIREDRHHRILVPGLTQREITSFLDFESHFLPASSNRTVASTQLNHRSSRSHAVLLVHVSQTQGWPPYARRAAKLCLIDLAGSEDNRRTGNQGLRLKESGAINTSLFVLSKVVDALNQGLPRVPYRDSKLTRLLQDSLGGSAHSVIIANIAPEKKCYFDTLTSLNFAAKSKQVVNKPFTQETLPDISSKRPCPGSSDAGPEAKRLCPEEEQPSMVEQKPLSSLLPLENLEPAVAERLLHLESLEKQQAGAGSCVFPLLNTPRRERLGLLKLLDETRREVKSLKEKQLEMEAKVLQDKDRPRVPARPQKQAVVLPLQQVQKPGNTQAQDGIIIVKLKKGGRKKKASALDSENEAPPEWEVEVRPDLLARSKGNILALLNTGCVKDLMALHRIGKKKAQLIVAWRHKHGSFEKVEDLGKVDGISAKQAASFLKVNILSTLGTPQ from the exons atgcctctgaatgtcagttggtgggaatcgcag ATATTGATGACGGCTCATCAACACATAAGCCAGAATGAATTCCGGCGAGCTCGTGCTAATACCCCGGCTCGGGTTCGGGTTTGTGTGCGATTGCGCCCTGGAATGGGAACCGGACAGGGTCAGGATGCCCCTTGTGTACGAGGCGTGGACTCCCACTCTTTGGAGATCCTCAACTGGAGAAATGAGATGGAGACAATGAAGTACAA ATTTGACGCTTTTTATGGTGAGACGGCCACTCAACGTGATGTCTACATGGAGTCTGTTCAGCCTGTCTTGCGCCATCTGCTGGAAGGGCAGAATGCCAGCATCTTGGCTTATGGACCTACTGGAGCAG GTAAGACACATACCATGCTGGGGAGTCCAGAGCAGCCAGGCGTGATACCACGAGCAGTTCAGAATGTCTTGCAAATGACAAGGGATGCTTCAGGAGATGAGTGGAAGTACTCGGTCTCTATGTCGTACCTTGAAATCTACCAAGAGAAG GTTTTGGACCTCCTAGACCCCTCCCTCCGTGACCTGCCCATCCGGGAAGATCGCCACCACCGCATTCTGGTGCCCGGCCTGACACAGAGAGAGATCACTAGCTTCTTGGACTTTGAAAGCCATTTCTTGCCAGCCAGCAGCAATCGGACAGTGGCATCCACGCAGCTGAATCATCGCTCAAGTCGCAGTCATGCTGTCCTGCTGGTACACGTGAGCCAGACCCAGGGCTGGCCACCATATGCCCGGCGGGCTGCCAAGCTGTGCCTCATCGACTTAGCTGGCTCGGAGGACAACCGGCGGACGGGCAACCAAGGCCTCCGTCTGAAGGAGAGTGGGGCCATCAACACGTCGCTCTTTGTGCTTAGCAAGGTGGTCGATGCCCTCAACCAGGGACTCCCTCGGGTGCCTTACAGAGACAGCAAACTTACCCGTCTACTGCAG GATTCTCTGGGTGGTAGTGCTCACAGCGTGATCATTGCAAATATTGCCCCTGAGAAGAAATGCTACTTTGACACCCTCACAAGCCTCAACTTTGCTGCCAAATCGAAGCAAGTGGTGAACAAACCCTTCACACAGGAAACCCTGCCAGACATCT CATCCAAGAGACCCTGCCCAGGTTCCAGTGATGCAGGTCCCGAAGCCAAGAGACTTTGCCCAGAGGAGGAACAGCCAAGCATGGTTGAGCAAAAGCCACTCAG TTCCTTGTTGCCTCTGGAGAATCTTGAGCCAGCCGTGGCTGAACGGCTGCTGCACTTAGAgtccttggaaaaacagcaggctGGGGCAGGAAGTTGCGTGTTTCCCCTCCTCAACACACCGCGCAGGGAGCGGCTGGGACTTCTGAAGCTGCTGGATGAGACTCGGCGGGAAGTGAAG AGTCTTAAGGAGAAGCAGCTGGAGATGGAAGCCAAGGTTCTGCAGGACAAAGATCGCCCACGGGTTCCTGCCAGACCCCAGAAACAGGCTGTGGTATTGCCCCTCCAACAAG TGCAGAAACCTGGGAACACTCAGGCGCAAGATGGTATTATCATTGTAAAACTGAAGAAGGGAGGCCGAAAGAAGAAG GCTTCGGCCCTTGACTCTGAAAATGAGGCTCCCCCGGAGTGGGAGGTGGAGGTACGGCCTGATCTGCTGGCCCGCAGCAAGGGGAACATCCTGGCCCTCCTGAACACAGGCTGTGTGAAGGATCTCATGGCCCTGCACCGGATCGGCAAGAAGAAGGCTCAGCTCATTGTGGCCTGGAGACACAAACATGGGTCGTTTGAAAAG GTAGAGGACCTTGGAAAAGTTGATGGCATCTCAGCCAAGCAAGCAGCTTCTTTTCTGAAG GTGAATATCCTGAGCACACTTGGAACTCCTCAGTAA
- the KIF22 gene encoding kinesin-like protein KIF22 isoform X2 — protein MTAHQHISQNEFRRARANTPARVRVCVRLRPGMGTGQGQDAPCVRGVDSHSLEILNWRNEMETMKYKFDAFYGETATQRDVYMESVQPVLRHLLEGQNASILAYGPTGAGKTHTMLGSPEQPGVIPRAVQNVLQMTRDASGDEWKYSVSMSYLEIYQEKVLDLLDPSLRDLPIREDRHHRILVPGLTQREITSFLDFESHFLPASSNRTVASTQLNHRSSRSHAVLLVHVSQTQGWPPYARRAAKLCLIDLAGSEDNRRTGNQGLRLKESGAINTSLFVLSKVVDALNQGLPRVPYRDSKLTRLLQDSLGGSAHSVIIANIAPEKKCYFDTLTSLNFAAKSKQVVNKPFTQETLPDICKEGSWAGVDMQKWGVTILQASKRPCPGSSDAGPEAKRLCPEEEQPSMVEQKPLSSLLPLENLEPAVAERLLHLESLEKQQAGAGSCVFPLLNTPRRERLGLLKLLDETRREVKSLKEKQLEMEAKVLQDKDRPRVPARPQKQAVVLPLQQVQKPGNTQAQDGIIIVKLKKGGRKKKASALDSENEAPPEWEVEVRPDLLARSKGNILALLNTGCVKDLMALHRIGKKKAQLIVAWRHKHGSFEKVEDLGKVDGISAKQAASFLKVNILSTLGTPQ, from the exons ATGACGGCTCATCAACACATAAGCCAGAATGAATTCCGGCGAGCTCGTGCTAATACCCCGGCTCGGGTTCGGGTTTGTGTGCGATTGCGCCCTGGAATGGGAACCGGACAGGGTCAGGATGCCCCTTGTGTACGAGGCGTGGACTCCCACTCTTTGGAGATCCTCAACTGGAGAAATGAGATGGAGACAATGAAGTACAA ATTTGACGCTTTTTATGGTGAGACGGCCACTCAACGTGATGTCTACATGGAGTCTGTTCAGCCTGTCTTGCGCCATCTGCTGGAAGGGCAGAATGCCAGCATCTTGGCTTATGGACCTACTGGAGCAG GTAAGACACATACCATGCTGGGGAGTCCAGAGCAGCCAGGCGTGATACCACGAGCAGTTCAGAATGTCTTGCAAATGACAAGGGATGCTTCAGGAGATGAGTGGAAGTACTCGGTCTCTATGTCGTACCTTGAAATCTACCAAGAGAAG GTTTTGGACCTCCTAGACCCCTCCCTCCGTGACCTGCCCATCCGGGAAGATCGCCACCACCGCATTCTGGTGCCCGGCCTGACACAGAGAGAGATCACTAGCTTCTTGGACTTTGAAAGCCATTTCTTGCCAGCCAGCAGCAATCGGACAGTGGCATCCACGCAGCTGAATCATCGCTCAAGTCGCAGTCATGCTGTCCTGCTGGTACACGTGAGCCAGACCCAGGGCTGGCCACCATATGCCCGGCGGGCTGCCAAGCTGTGCCTCATCGACTTAGCTGGCTCGGAGGACAACCGGCGGACGGGCAACCAAGGCCTCCGTCTGAAGGAGAGTGGGGCCATCAACACGTCGCTCTTTGTGCTTAGCAAGGTGGTCGATGCCCTCAACCAGGGACTCCCTCGGGTGCCTTACAGAGACAGCAAACTTACCCGTCTACTGCAG GATTCTCTGGGTGGTAGTGCTCACAGCGTGATCATTGCAAATATTGCCCCTGAGAAGAAATGCTACTTTGACACCCTCACAAGCCTCAACTTTGCTGCCAAATCGAAGCAAGTGGTGAACAAACCCTTCACACAGGAAACCCTGCCAGACATCTGTAAGGAAGGGAGCTGGGCTGGAGTTGACATGCAGAAGTGGGGCGTGACCATTTTgcaag CATCCAAGAGACCCTGCCCAGGTTCCAGTGATGCAGGTCCCGAAGCCAAGAGACTTTGCCCAGAGGAGGAACAGCCAAGCATGGTTGAGCAAAAGCCACTCAG TTCCTTGTTGCCTCTGGAGAATCTTGAGCCAGCCGTGGCTGAACGGCTGCTGCACTTAGAgtccttggaaaaacagcaggctGGGGCAGGAAGTTGCGTGTTTCCCCTCCTCAACACACCGCGCAGGGAGCGGCTGGGACTTCTGAAGCTGCTGGATGAGACTCGGCGGGAAGTGAAG AGTCTTAAGGAGAAGCAGCTGGAGATGGAAGCCAAGGTTCTGCAGGACAAAGATCGCCCACGGGTTCCTGCCAGACCCCAGAAACAGGCTGTGGTATTGCCCCTCCAACAAG TGCAGAAACCTGGGAACACTCAGGCGCAAGATGGTATTATCATTGTAAAACTGAAGAAGGGAGGCCGAAAGAAGAAG GCTTCGGCCCTTGACTCTGAAAATGAGGCTCCCCCGGAGTGGGAGGTGGAGGTACGGCCTGATCTGCTGGCCCGCAGCAAGGGGAACATCCTGGCCCTCCTGAACACAGGCTGTGTGAAGGATCTCATGGCCCTGCACCGGATCGGCAAGAAGAAGGCTCAGCTCATTGTGGCCTGGAGACACAAACATGGGTCGTTTGAAAAG GTAGAGGACCTTGGAAAAGTTGATGGCATCTCAGCCAAGCAAGCAGCTTCTTTTCTGAAG GTGAATATCCTGAGCACACTTGGAACTCCTCAGTAA